GAGAGCTCTCTCATACCCCTCAGCTTgtttcttctccagcctgaatgTCCTAATTCAGGGAGTTTCCCCCGAACAGAAACCCTCAGCAAAGACCAGCAAACATTTGGCTTCTGTAGGACCATATCTTTGCTCAGCCTCTCTGTAATGTGGTTGCAAATAGAATTGCTTTAGGAAGGGTCAATCCTCCCTGCCTCATTTGTAACGTAACGACTCAGCCTGGGGTTTGGTTGTTATTGGTGTTTTTAGCTGTTGTTGGCTTTTCATTGTTGCTTTTTTGATAGATGAGTTTAATTTTGCTGGCATATTGCACAGGGTTGCAAGCCAGATGTTGCTGCTGCAAGACGGTAACGGTAACGCAGGCGGGGAGCAGTTCATCACGGCACGTGGGTGTCGCAACCGCGGCGAGGTCAAAGACGAGGGGTCAGGGTGTGGGGGGGATGCCGGTCCCTGCTCCTCGGGACCCGGGACCGCAGTTGCCATGAGAACTGCTGGTGGCACGGCGGTGAACCTCGCCGGCGCTGCAGCCACCTCCCATCCATCTCCCATTCCCCCCGGGAAGGACCGGACCGTTGGAAGGAGACcaagctgcagagaggaaaactCTGCTGAGAGCCTAGGAGGAGGGATGGGTTTGTGTAACCGAATGATGATGGTGTGAATCACGGGTGTTTTGCAGATGCTGGCTCCTGCCCGGGGGCGATACACGGGGAGATGCCAATGCGAGGGGATGGGATGCAGTGTGGCAGGCAAGGGGGAgcaaggagaggagctgggagcaccCAGGAGCAGACAAACGGCCGCTCATACGGCTCCTGCACCTTCCTGGCTTGCCTTGTTTAACACGGAGGAGCTCAGGTTATCCTCTGGCCAAATCCTGCGGTCCTGTAGCAAATCAGACCCAACGCCTGGCCCAGGAGGGCTTTGAACTCTCAAGGGGACCATGGAGCAGGATGGACCCTGGCCCGAGCCCCCTTCCCGCTCCCCGCTGGGAGAGCTTCCCGAAGCAGCCTGCGTGTAGGATTTCTTTGGGTGGAAGAAGGAAATCGCTGAGGTCAGGGGGCTGATACTGCACATTTTTATGTGACATCAGCTTGCTGCCACCTTGAAAATACCAAAAGACAGAGTCTTACATCCTGGCCCTTGAAAATCCCTTGTGCCCTGCAGGAAGGGAGTGTTGTTACTCCAGAAATTCACTGTTATTCCAGGGAATTTAAGCCAATGTGCAGGAAACCCCAGTGTGGGCAGGGAGGAATTTAAAGGGATAGGACATTAGGGTTGTAGAGATGTGCTCTGTTCTTGCAGTGCCACTGCAAGAAGGGAGGTGGGAAGCCCCTCAAGAAGCCTTGAATAGGCAAAGTAGGTTTAGGTCTAATTCTAGGTAAACAGGCAGCCAAAGGAAGTGGGAATCAGAGTGTGTTTagatgctttgctgaatcagagcTCCTGACCATCCACCAAGGAGGAAAGCAACTGGGCTGGAGGCGTGAGGCTCAGGAGCATCCTGCCCTGGTACCGGGACATCCCCGGCGCGCTGCCTGCGCtcagacccccccaccccgcccagGGGCCTTCGGCACTAACGTGTccccctctccttctctctcagGGACCTCATGCCCAGGACCCTGGAGGGGCAGATCACCATGGAGAAGACCCCCAGCTACTTCGTCACCAAGGAGGCCCCAGCCCGCATCTCCTCCATGTCCAGGGGCACAAAGCTCATCGTGGTGGTGCGGGACCCCGTGACCAGAGCCATCTCGGACTACACCCAGACGCTCTCCAAGAAGCCCGATATCCCCACCTTTGAGAGCCTGACCTTCAAAAACAGGACTACGGGCCTGATCGACACCTCGTGGAGCGCCATCCAGATTGGCATCTACGCCAAGCACCTGGAGAACTGGCTCCTCTACTTCCCCATCGGGCAGATCCTCTTCGTCAGCGGGGAGAGGCTGATCAGCGACCCCGcgggggagctgggcagggtcCAGGACTTTCTGGGCCTCAAGAGGATCATCACCGACAAACACTTCTACTTCAACAAAACCAAGGGGTTCCCGTGCCTGAAGAAGGCGGAAGGCAGCAGCAAACCCCACTGCCTGGGGAAGACGAAAGGCAGGACCCACCCCGACATAGACCAGGAGGTGGTGCAGAGACTGCGGGACTTCTACCGGCCCTTCAACATGAAGTTCTACCAGATGACGGGGCAGGACTTCGGCTGGGACtgaggctgaaaaaaataatttaagaaaaggaaaatataatataatatatattttttttacatatCAGTAGAGAGgggggaaatacagaaaaaaaaaataatagttgtGCTGAAATATggtttgttctgattttttttttcttttgacactgctttgttttctttcttctctgagatGGGGTGATGTGTCGACCAGAAAAGGAGGCTGTGAACAGCAACCCGGTCCTATTGACATTGCCTGCAGCTTGGCTGCTTCCTTCCATGGCCCCAAGGTTTAGCACTGTCTCTGTAAGAAAAAAGCAGGTGCAAAGTGTTCGGTGTCCTCAGGTCCACCTCCAGAAGGGACGGGGTGCTTGGGGGAGCTCAGAGCCCTCCTGCAAGGTCAGCCAGCTTTTGGGTTGCAAATGCCCTTTTAGACCAGACCTCACCACTTTTGACAATGAAACAGAAGAGGCTTAATATATAATTTGGCTTTCAAAACCTTACCTTAGGGGATTTTCTTATTGCATGAAACCTTTggtgaaatttttttaatttatgcaatTTTTGTTTGACTCTTGCCCCCCCCAAATCAAGCTCTTTTCATCAACCAAACTTATTTTTCATCCTATAGAAGCCAAAACCAatattcctttgttttgttttgagacaAAACAATTTTGGTAgccaaaagtgaaagaaaacaaatgattcTTTTGACTCTATGATGAAAATTGCCAGGTAGTCAAAAGGCCTCATTCACAGGAGTTGGCTCTAAACCAGTGTTCCCCATTGCCAGCACCGCGCACCCCTTTTGCTATGCGCTTTTCCCAGGAGGCCCATCAGAAGGGATTTGGGTGATGGCCAAGGAAGGTCCACACTGCTCATGGTACACCTATCTTGAAGGTGATGGAGGACCCACCATCCCACCACGCGTATGCAGGAAGCAAGTTCACAGTGTCTGGTGGATGCTAGTTAAGCCATAATGAAGAATGTTGTAAGTTGGGgcagtcttaaaagaaaaacagcgGAGAAAGGGTTGTTTGGgtaaaaaaatgaacacaaatcatgtgcagaaaggggagagaatgAGGAGAAGTTTTCTTGTCCTTTCCTAAAGGAGAACCGAGGGGGAAGCAGGAACAAGAGCATTGGTTCTGCAGGGCTTTAAAAATTGTCAGGCAAAATGAATCTCCTGTTTGCAACATCTAGGAGCTTTAAATTCTTTGCTTTGATCCTTATCACCTTTTTTGGCTGGTAGAAATGTCTCAGAGACAAAAATCTATTAGTGAAGCAGGATCTTGTATTACCATGGGCTCATTTGTCTGCTGGCTCTTATCTTCAGCATTTTCTGGACTATAGGAGTACCTAATTATCACTTGCTGTATAAACACAACACGATGATGCTCCCTCTCCCGAGTCTAACTTTAAAAAGCCCTTGATGGGATAAAACAAAGTGGGGGATCACCTGGTAATCTGGTTAAGAAGCAGCCTGGGGACCAAGCTCACCAAGATCTTAATAAAATCACAGCAGAGCAGAGATTTCAAGGAGTCCAAAGAGAATTGTatctgaaattacattttaacCCAGGAGGGAGTCATCTCCTCCTTGGGCTGTCCTGCTGGACAGGTTAGGAAAACAGCTTGGTACCTGCTCAACTTCATGGCAGCAAGTTCCACTGAGGGGTTGAGCCACATCCCCTCCTGGCTGCCCTGAGCCTCCCCCTTCCTACCCATCCGTAGGTGCCTCCCTGAGGATGCGGAGTCCTGGGACCTT
This window of the Calonectris borealis chromosome 20, bCalBor7.hap1.2, whole genome shotgun sequence genome carries:
- the HS3ST3A1 gene encoding heparan sulfate glucosamine 3-O-sulfotransferase 3A1 gives rise to the protein MAVSAAAAPAAEPLPRSIFKKFLVMLCSLLMSLYVFYCLADRCQTLPGPIIAAGAASEEEEGGGGGYLGGSAELPPWQAAAARRKRLLQRLKQRRRRQEAAPGEEVPAGGGGSRAGGSGGGGGSAAGTPGTLTLLLGEGSKRLPQAIIIGVKKGGTRALLEFLRVHPDVRAVGAEPHFFDRNYERGLAWYRDLMPRTLEGQITMEKTPSYFVTKEAPARISSMSRGTKLIVVVRDPVTRAISDYTQTLSKKPDIPTFESLTFKNRTTGLIDTSWSAIQIGIYAKHLENWLLYFPIGQILFVSGERLISDPAGELGRVQDFLGLKRIITDKHFYFNKTKGFPCLKKAEGSSKPHCLGKTKGRTHPDIDQEVVQRLRDFYRPFNMKFYQMTGQDFGWD